A window of the Calditrichia bacterium genome harbors these coding sequences:
- the pdxT gene encoding pyridoxal 5'-phosphate synthase glutaminase subunit PdxT, with protein sequence MRLGVLALQGDFYRHFERIRELGIDAAYVKKPNELWECHGLIIPGGESTTLVKLLKNIDLYDEIPKFNKKFPVFGTCAGAILLSQHVTNHPVESFKLLDVDIERNAYGTQIDSFFEDIALDFGGQPETVEAVFIRAPKFTRIGENVRILAQHNGDVVMVESENAMAATFHPELTKSTRIHEYFADKVRKCL encoded by the coding sequence ATGCGATTGGGTGTTTTGGCGCTTCAGGGCGATTTTTATCGGCATTTTGAACGCATTCGCGAACTCGGCATCGATGCCGCATATGTGAAAAAACCGAATGAATTGTGGGAATGCCACGGGCTGATTATTCCCGGCGGCGAATCTACAACGTTGGTTAAACTGCTGAAAAATATTGATTTATATGATGAAATTCCCAAATTCAATAAAAAATTTCCGGTGTTCGGCACCTGCGCCGGTGCGATTTTGCTCAGCCAGCACGTGACCAATCATCCGGTGGAATCGTTCAAATTATTGGATGTGGATATCGAACGAAACGCCTACGGTACGCAAATCGATTCTTTTTTTGAAGATATCGCGCTGGATTTCGGTGGACAGCCGGAAACGGTGGAAGCCGTTTTTATTCGCGCACCCAAATTCACCCGAATTGGTGAAAACGTGCGGATTTTGGCACAGCACAACGGCGATGTGGTGATGGTGGAAAGCGAAAATGCAATGGCAGCCACGTTTCACCCGGAGCTGACCAAATCTACCCGCATTCACGAATATTTTGCGGATAAAGTTCGTAAGTGTCTGTAA
- the rpoN gene encoding RNA polymerase factor sigma-54 — protein MARLGLGQFQSLQQTLKPQQILVSTLLQLPMLMLEQRIKNELEINPVLEEAEEWEDVQENEDDEVDENQEEIDEIKEEFDAIEENNKSEEDKLNDEVKDDFDLEDLLPNDDEDIPDPKMPVDRDEEDRDMPEPYLQSMSEHLLDQLQMLKLSEQEFRIGEYLIYNIRDDGYLDEEVTLDVVAQIFESTPAKVERVLKFIHRFDPIGIGSRNLQECLIVQMEMRNRDGKFDIPLRVLREAYDDFINRRFEKVADMLGIALDDIKFALEEISKLNPKPGEGYLDAKQNYIVPDFFVEMVDDELVISLNEYKIPGLRISNQYKKMIRHPKKLDRDVRKFLKEKIDSAKWFIKAIKQRQMTMQRTMEAIVKKQYDFFAKGPDFIKPMIMKDIAEEIEMDISTVSRVCKGKYVETDYGVFELKYFFNEGMENEDGEDVSTLKIKERLKTIINGENPKKPLSDDKLASMLNEEGIPIARRTVAKYREQLDIPVARLRRQI, from the coding sequence ATGGCGAGGCTCGGTTTAGGACAATTTCAAAGCTTACAACAAACGTTGAAACCACAGCAGATTCTGGTTTCCACGTTATTACAGTTGCCCATGCTGATGCTGGAGCAACGCATAAAAAATGAACTCGAAATCAATCCCGTTTTGGAAGAAGCTGAGGAATGGGAAGATGTTCAGGAAAACGAAGATGATGAGGTCGATGAAAATCAGGAAGAAATTGATGAAATAAAGGAAGAATTCGACGCAATTGAAGAAAACAACAAAAGCGAAGAAGACAAGCTCAATGATGAAGTGAAGGATGACTTCGATCTCGAAGATTTGCTGCCCAATGATGACGAGGATATTCCCGACCCGAAAATGCCGGTTGATCGCGATGAAGAAGATCGCGACATGCCGGAACCGTATCTTCAATCGATGTCCGAACATTTGCTGGATCAACTGCAGATGCTCAAGTTATCCGAACAGGAATTCCGGATTGGTGAATATTTGATTTACAATATTCGCGATGATGGTTATCTGGACGAAGAGGTGACGCTCGATGTTGTCGCACAAATTTTTGAATCCACTCCTGCCAAAGTTGAGCGCGTTCTCAAATTTATCCACCGGTTTGACCCGATCGGCATCGGATCGCGAAATTTGCAAGAATGCCTGATTGTTCAGATGGAAATGCGCAATAGAGATGGCAAATTCGATATTCCGCTGCGCGTTTTGCGGGAAGCGTACGATGATTTTATCAATCGCCGGTTTGAAAAAGTTGCCGACATGCTGGGCATTGCGCTGGACGATATCAAATTTGCTCTCGAGGAAATCAGCAAGTTGAACCCGAAACCGGGTGAAGGCTATCTGGATGCAAAACAGAACTACATCGTGCCCGATTTTTTTGTGGAAATGGTGGATGACGAACTGGTCATTTCGCTAAACGAATACAAGATTCCCGGTTTGCGGATCAGCAATCAATACAAAAAAATGATCCGGCACCCCAAAAAGCTGGATCGCGATGTTCGAAAATTCCTTAAGGAAAAAATCGACAGCGCAAAATGGTTCATAAAAGCCATTAAACAGCGTCAAATGACCATGCAGCGAACGATGGAAGCTATCGTCAAAAAACAATATGACTTTTTCGCCAAAGGTCCGGATTTCATTAAACCTATGATTATGAAGGACATAGCCGAAGAAATTGAAATGGACATTTCCACCGTCAGCCGGGTGTGCAAAGGCAAATATGTAGAGACGGACTACGGCGTTTTCGAGCTGAAATATTTCTTCAACGAAGGCATGGAAAACGAAGACGGCGAAGATGTCAGCACGCTGAAAATAAAGGAACGGCTAAAAACGATCATCAATGGCGAGAATCCAAAAAAGCCGCTCAGCGATGACAAACTGGCCTCGATGCTCAACGAAGAGGGCATCCCCATCGCCCGCCGGACAGTCGCAAAATACCGCGAACAACTGGATATTCCGGTTGCCCGCCTGCGCCGTCAAATTTGA
- the pdxS gene encoding pyridoxal 5'-phosphate synthase lyase subunit PdxS, giving the protein MLTNKDFQVKVGLAEMLKGGVIMDVTNAEQAKIAEDAGAVAVMALERIPADIRAQGGVARMSNPRLIKEIQKTVSIPVMAKVRIGHFAEAQILQSLGIDFIDESEVLTPADEEYHVDKFAFKAPFVCGCREIGEALRRIGEGAAMLRTKGEAGTGNIVEAVRHMRSVQREIKRITTLGNEELVTYAKGIGAPVDLVRYVQENGKLPVPNFAAGGIATPADASLMMQLGAESVFVGSGIFKSDDPAERARAIVLATTHFNDPDIVCKASEGLRDAMPGLEIGEIPEGQIMQNRGW; this is encoded by the coding sequence ATGTTAACAAACAAAGATTTTCAGGTCAAAGTAGGGTTGGCTGAAATGCTCAAAGGCGGCGTAATTATGGACGTCACCAATGCCGAACAAGCCAAAATTGCCGAAGACGCCGGCGCGGTTGCCGTGATGGCGTTGGAGCGAATTCCTGCCGATATCCGTGCGCAGGGCGGCGTTGCGCGAATGAGCAATCCCCGTTTGATCAAAGAAATCCAGAAAACCGTTTCGATTCCCGTAATGGCGAAAGTCCGTATCGGTCACTTTGCGGAAGCACAGATTTTACAATCACTTGGCATCGATTTTATCGACGAAAGCGAAGTGCTCACACCCGCCGATGAAGAATATCATGTTGACAAATTTGCCTTCAAAGCACCGTTCGTTTGCGGCTGCCGGGAAATCGGCGAAGCCCTTCGCCGAATCGGTGAAGGCGCCGCAATGTTGCGCACCAAAGGCGAAGCCGGCACCGGAAATATTGTGGAAGCTGTTCGGCACATGCGTTCCGTCCAGCGGGAAATTAAGCGCATCACTACATTGGGCAACGAAGAATTGGTAACCTACGCAAAAGGCATCGGTGCGCCGGTGGATCTGGTTCGCTACGTTCAGGAAAACGGCAAATTGCCGGTCCCGAATTTTGCGGCTGGCGGCATTGCAACCCCGGCTGACGCATCGTTGATGATGCAGTTGGGCGCCGAATCCGTTTTCGTCGGCAGCGGCATTTTCAAATCGGATGATCCGGCGGAACGCGCCCGCGCCATTGTTTTGGCAACAACTCATTTCAACGATCCGGATATCGTTTGCAAAGCCTCCGAAGGTCTGCGCGATGCCATGCCCGGTCTGGAAATCGGCGAAATTCCCGAAGGACAGATCATGCAAAACCGTGGCTGGTAA
- the hslU gene encoding ATP-dependent protease ATPase subunit HslU, with protein sequence MSDHIREYTPRQIVEELDKYIIGQNEAKRSVAIALRNRWRRQQVDSALRDEIMPNNIILIGPTGCGKTEISRRLAKLANAPFIKVEASKFTEVGYVGRDVESIVRDLVDISVNMVREQKKESVKEKAREMAIERVLDILLPPPPLPKSGISLADEEGSPENKYLRNREKFRQKLLNGQLDERTVEIETPSDSQPTMQIFSPGGMEEMGINFQEILGNMMPKKSKKRKVNITEAIAILEQQEAQKLIDMDEVVQEAIRRVQNSGIVFLDEIDKIAGSSAKSGPDVSREGVQRDLLPVVEGTTVATKYGMVKTDHVLFIASGAFHVSKPSDLIPELQGRFPIRVSLKSLSENDFVRILTEPENALTKQYRELMKTEGVTLEFDDSAIREIAKTASFVNSRAENIGARRLHTILSTLLEDLLFDAPQVENKSISITGEFVKEKLHNILEDEDLRKYIL encoded by the coding sequence ATGAGTGATCATATTCGGGAATACACACCCCGGCAAATTGTTGAAGAATTAGACAAATACATCATCGGACAAAACGAGGCGAAACGCTCCGTTGCGATTGCACTGCGAAATCGCTGGCGGCGGCAGCAGGTCGATAGCGCGCTGCGCGATGAAATTATGCCGAACAACATTATTTTGATCGGTCCGACCGGTTGCGGTAAAACCGAAATTTCCCGGCGATTGGCGAAATTGGCCAACGCACCGTTCATCAAAGTGGAGGCGAGCAAGTTTACCGAAGTCGGCTACGTCGGGCGCGATGTGGAAAGCATTGTGCGCGATTTGGTGGATATCTCCGTCAACATGGTTCGCGAACAAAAAAAAGAATCGGTGAAAGAAAAAGCGCGGGAAATGGCTATCGAGCGCGTGCTGGATATTTTGCTTCCCCCTCCCCCGCTGCCAAAATCCGGCATTTCGCTGGCAGATGAAGAAGGCAGTCCCGAAAACAAATATCTGCGTAATCGCGAAAAATTTCGCCAGAAATTGTTGAACGGCCAGCTCGACGAAAGAACGGTAGAAATTGAAACGCCATCAGATAGCCAGCCAACCATGCAAATTTTTTCGCCCGGCGGAATGGAAGAAATGGGCATCAATTTTCAGGAAATTCTGGGCAATATGATGCCCAAAAAATCGAAAAAACGCAAAGTGAACATCACAGAAGCCATTGCCATTCTCGAACAGCAAGAAGCGCAAAAGCTGATCGACATGGATGAAGTGGTGCAGGAAGCCATTCGCCGGGTGCAAAACTCGGGCATCGTTTTTCTCGATGAAATTGATAAAATTGCCGGTTCCAGCGCCAAATCCGGTCCCGATGTTTCCCGCGAAGGCGTGCAGCGCGATCTGCTGCCGGTGGTCGAAGGCACAACCGTCGCCACAAAATACGGCATGGTGAAAACTGACCACGTGCTGTTCATCGCTTCCGGCGCTTTTCATGTGTCCAAACCGTCGGACCTGATTCCCGAATTGCAAGGGCGTTTCCCCATTCGCGTATCGCTGAAAAGCCTTTCGGAGAACGATTTTGTGCGCATCCTGACCGAACCGGAAAACGCGCTCACCAAACAATACCGCGAGTTGATGAAAACCGAAGGCGTCACTCTCGAATTCGACGACAGCGCAATTCGCGAAATCGCCAAAACCGCCAGTTTCGTGAACAGTCGTGCAGAAAATATCGGTGCGCGCCGGCTGCACACGATTCTCTCCACATTGCTGGAAGATTTGCTATTCGATGCGCCGCAGGTGGAAAATAAATCGATCAGCATCACCGGTGAATTCGTGAAAGAAAAATTGCATAACATTTTGGAAGATGAGGACTTACGAAAATATATTTTGTAG
- the hslV gene encoding ATP-dependent protease subunit HslV produces the protein MQDYTFHATTILGVIKDGKVALGGDGQVTFGNTVMKHQGNKVRTLYRDQVLAGFAGAAADAFTLFERFEEKLENFNGNLTKAAVDLAKDWRTDRYLRKLEAMLAVANNENALIISGNGDVLEPDDQILAIGSGGPFAMAAARALKFNSDLSATEIVEKGLNIAADICIYTNHHITVKSL, from the coding sequence ATGCAGGATTATACATTCCACGCCACAACCATTTTGGGCGTGATCAAAGACGGCAAAGTGGCACTCGGCGGCGACGGACAGGTGACCTTCGGTAACACTGTAATGAAACATCAGGGCAACAAGGTTCGCACGCTGTATCGCGATCAGGTGTTGGCCGGATTTGCCGGCGCTGCGGCAGATGCATTCACATTGTTTGAGCGATTCGAAGAAAAGCTGGAAAATTTCAACGGTAATTTAACAAAAGCTGCGGTTGATCTGGCAAAAGACTGGCGCACCGATCGCTATTTGCGAAAGCTGGAAGCAATGCTGGCGGTAGCAAACAACGAAAACGCGCTGATCATTTCCGGTAACGGCGATGTGCTGGAACCCGACGACCAGATTTTAGCCATCGGCTCCGGTGGTCCGTTCGCGATGGCGGCAGCTCGCGCGCTAAAGTTCAATTCGGATTTATCGGCAACAGAAATCGTGGAAAAAGGTCTGAATATCGCGGCGGATATTTGCATTTACACCAATCATCACATTACCGTAAAATCATTGTAA
- the rocD gene encoding ornithine--oxo-acid transaminase: MPKLSSKDYMEMESRYGAHNYHPLEVVLAKGKGVWVWDVEGEKYMDFLSAYSAVNQGHCHPKILNAMVEQAQTLALTSRAFYNNVLGEYEKYVTELFGYDKVLPMNTGVEGVETAIKLARKWAYDVKGVPKNQAKVVFAEGNFHGRTLTIVSASTDPDCKEGFGPYMPGIEVVPYNDTDALAKALEDPNVCAFLVEPIQGEAGVMVPDNGYLKKAHELCKSKNVLLICDEVQTGLCRTGKMLASDHEGIRPDMIILGKALSGGMLPVSAVLCDDEIMLTIKPGQHGSTYGGNPLACRVAIASLEVLLEEKLAENAERLGKHFRAEVQKMVDKYPHVTLVRGKGLLNAIVIEPTKDGKTAWDVCVELKNHGLLAKPTHTHIIRFAPPLIINDEEINWALERIETVLKKFN; this comes from the coding sequence ATGCCAAAACTTAGTTCAAAAGATTATATGGAGATGGAGAGTCGTTATGGTGCACACAACTATCACCCGCTGGAAGTCGTTCTCGCCAAAGGAAAAGGCGTTTGGGTGTGGGATGTGGAAGGCGAAAAATACATGGACTTTCTTTCTGCCTACAGCGCTGTAAATCAGGGACATTGCCATCCAAAAATATTGAATGCGATGGTTGAGCAGGCGCAAACGCTTGCACTCACATCCCGCGCATTTTACAACAATGTTTTGGGTGAATACGAAAAATATGTAACCGAATTATTCGGTTACGACAAAGTTTTGCCGATGAACACCGGCGTTGAAGGCGTTGAAACCGCCATCAAATTGGCCCGGAAATGGGCGTATGACGTAAAAGGTGTGCCCAAAAATCAGGCAAAAGTCGTTTTCGCGGAAGGCAATTTTCACGGCAGAACATTGACAATCGTTTCTGCATCCACGGACCCGGATTGCAAAGAGGGCTTTGGCCCGTACATGCCCGGCATCGAAGTGGTTCCTTACAACGATACCGATGCGCTGGCAAAAGCGCTGGAAGACCCGAACGTTTGTGCTTTTCTGGTGGAGCCGATTCAGGGCGAAGCCGGTGTAATGGTTCCGGATAACGGCTATCTCAAAAAAGCCCACGAATTGTGTAAATCCAAAAATGTGCTGCTCATTTGCGACGAAGTGCAAACCGGATTGTGCCGGACCGGCAAAATGCTCGCTTCCGATCACGAAGGTATTCGCCCCGACATGATAATTTTGGGGAAGGCACTTTCCGGCGGCATGCTGCCCGTATCCGCTGTGCTCTGCGATGACGAAATTATGCTGACCATCAAACCCGGCCAACATGGTTCAACCTACGGCGGCAATCCGCTGGCATGCCGGGTGGCCATTGCATCGCTGGAGGTTTTGCTGGAAGAAAAACTGGCAGAAAACGCCGAACGTTTGGGCAAGCATTTCCGGGCTGAAGTGCAGAAAATGGTCGACAAATATCCGCATGTCACGCTGGTACGTGGGAAAGGATTGCTGAACGCGATTGTTATCGAGCCGACCAAAGATGGCAAAACCGCGTGGGATGTTTGCGTTGAACTGAAAAACCACGGTTTGCTGGCGAAGCCAACCCATACCCATATTATCCGTTTCGCTCCACCGTTGATTATTAATGATGAAGAAATCAACTGGGCGCTCGAACGCATCGAAACGGTACTTAAAAAATTCAATTAA
- the argF gene encoding ornithine carbamoyltransferase encodes MNNHFLSITELNRSEIDNIFEITKDLKAKTKRREPHKLLDGYSLAMIFAKPSTRTRVSFETGMFQLGGMAIYLAPQDIGIGTREAVKDVARVISRYNDMIMARLFAHSDIEELAKYSSVPVVNGLTDYNHPCQIMADTFTIMEHRGKLDGMKIVYVGDGNNVANSWINFASRVPLHMVICSPSNYEPDAKTLANANAAGISKIEVINDPVEAVTNADVVYTDVWASMGQEAEAEARKKIFMPYQLNSKLMQHAKKDALVMHCLPAHRGEEITDEVLESKQSIVFDEAENRMHVQKAIMVKLAGKA; translated from the coding sequence ATGAACAACCATTTTCTCTCCATCACCGAGCTCAACCGGAGTGAAATTGACAACATTTTTGAGATCACCAAAGATTTAAAAGCCAAAACCAAACGCCGCGAACCGCACAAATTATTGGACGGTTATTCGCTGGCGATGATTTTTGCCAAACCGAGCACCCGGACCCGCGTGTCTTTCGAAACGGGGATGTTCCAACTCGGCGGAATGGCGATTTATCTCGCACCGCAGGATATCGGCATCGGCACCCGCGAAGCCGTGAAAGACGTTGCCCGGGTTATTTCACGATACAATGATATGATTATGGCGCGGCTGTTTGCTCATTCGGATATCGAAGAACTTGCCAAATATTCCAGTGTTCCGGTTGTAAACGGCTTGACCGATTACAATCACCCATGCCAGATTATGGCGGATACATTTACTATTATGGAACATCGCGGCAAACTGGACGGGATGAAAATCGTTTATGTCGGCGATGGCAACAATGTTGCCAATTCGTGGATCAATTTTGCATCGCGCGTACCACTGCACATGGTTATTTGCAGCCCGAGCAATTACGAGCCGGATGCCAAAACACTGGCGAATGCCAACGCTGCGGGCATTAGCAAAATCGAAGTAATCAACGATCCTGTTGAAGCTGTAACTAACGCAGATGTAGTATATACGGATGTGTGGGCAAGTATGGGACAGGAAGCAGAAGCCGAAGCACGGAAAAAAATTTTCATGCCGTATCAGCTAAACAGCAAATTAATGCAGCACGCCAAAAAAGATGCGTTGGTGATGCACTGCCTGCCGGCACATCGCGGCGAAGAAATTACCGACGAAGTGCTGGAAAGCAAACAATCCATCGTTTTCGACGAAGCCGAAAATCGTATGCATGTGCAAAAAGCTATTATGGTAAAATTGGCCGGCAAAGCCTAA
- a CDS encoding VanZ family protein: MQEKNASQVLNNLLFWYMSAITLLLTLIPFRFVIPDEHIKVALWSNLQDALMNIALFIPLGFLFQLTRREKRNDWAFGALVFGLLFSSGIEITQLFIEKRCTTFLDVLTNGAGAWLGALGYAIVRRFFAGRQAANYRILAIDLPLMNIIYLMIPLMWINSMAIGRQQQRLWLIFLLGISGAIILGEIYRREIRKREPLLMLAFACTAMLWFAIGSMFSVAERTREVLLMTTFVGCITLVTAMRQPLRQSANFRYEIATLRLILIFFVPYLLLVFFSPLAMPEAKWDFVFGISGIPNKPPNVSIFRLLEYLAGFSLLGYMLSQIVARYETSLFWKKFNLAVLIFWIPGILEIVRGFHPQYETSALGYAFAIAAGFAGSLIYRLQLGSIRRILIHRSQNLSESPTPEQSIP, from the coding sequence ATGCAAGAAAAAAATGCCTCGCAAGTGCTCAATAATTTGTTGTTTTGGTATATGTCCGCCATAACTTTGCTGCTGACATTAATCCCGTTTCGATTTGTAATTCCCGATGAACATATAAAAGTGGCGCTTTGGAGCAATTTGCAGGATGCGTTAATGAACATCGCGTTATTTATACCGTTGGGGTTTTTGTTCCAGTTAACCCGCCGCGAAAAACGCAACGATTGGGCATTTGGCGCTCTCGTATTTGGTTTGCTGTTTAGCAGTGGTATCGAAATTACTCAATTGTTTATTGAGAAACGCTGCACAACATTTCTGGATGTGCTGACCAACGGCGCTGGCGCGTGGCTTGGTGCGTTGGGATACGCGATTGTTCGTCGCTTTTTTGCCGGACGGCAAGCTGCAAATTACCGCATTTTGGCAATCGATTTGCCGTTAATGAACATCATCTACCTGATGATCCCGCTGATGTGGATAAACAGCATGGCGATCGGACGACAGCAGCAACGGCTCTGGCTGATTTTTCTGCTGGGCATTAGCGGGGCTATCATTTTGGGGGAAATTTATCGCCGGGAAATCCGCAAACGCGAGCCGTTGCTGATGCTGGCGTTTGCATGCACCGCGATGCTATGGTTCGCTATCGGCAGCATGTTTTCGGTTGCGGAACGAACCCGGGAAGTTTTGCTGATGACCACATTTGTCGGTTGCATTACGTTGGTTACAGCGATGCGCCAGCCGTTGCGGCAATCGGCAAATTTCAGATACGAGATCGCAACGCTACGGCTGATTCTCATCTTTTTTGTGCCTTATTTATTGCTGGTTTTTTTCTCGCCGCTGGCGATGCCGGAGGCAAAATGGGATTTTGTCTTTGGCATTTCCGGTATTCCCAACAAACCGCCGAACGTTTCGATTTTCAGGCTGCTGGAATATCTGGCAGGGTTTTCGCTGCTGGGATACATGCTATCGCAAATTGTGGCGCGATATGAAACATCGCTGTTTTGGAAAAAATTCAATCTCGCGGTGCTGATTTTCTGGATTCCCGGTATTCTGGAAATCGTGCGCGGGTTTCATCCGCAATACGAAACGAGCGCACTCGGTTATGCTTTTGCGATCGCTGCAGGCTTTGCCGGATCGCTGATTTATCGGCTCCAATTGGGCTCCATTCGCAGAATTTTGATTCATCGTTCCCAAAATTTGTCAGAAAGTCCAACGCCGGAACAATCGATACCTTAA
- a CDS encoding 3-phosphoglycerate dehydrogenase, protein MKILISDKSSPVCEQILRDAGHDVDVNTGLSPDELAKIIPAYHGLIVRSATKVTREIIDAAKSLKLIGRAGTGVDNIDVAYARERDIVVMNTPGGNSNAVAELTLAQMLNLARDVFNATTSIKAHRWEKKNFKGYEISGKTLGLLGYGRVSRLLGQKALALGMTVLCFDPKIAKNIEDCDGIQLVANVDDVLQKADYLSMNLTRRDDTRNFLGKAEFAKMKRGSYFLNGARGGLVDEKALLSALDDGTLAGAALDVFEAEPPVDFTLIDHPKVICTPHIGAASFEAQENVAAAVARQFVDFFAGKGATNAV, encoded by the coding sequence ATGAAAATATTGATATCTGACAAATCGTCACCCGTTTGCGAGCAAATTTTGCGCGATGCCGGGCACGATGTGGATGTAAACACCGGGCTTTCGCCGGATGAACTGGCGAAAATAATTCCCGCATATCACGGATTAATCGTTCGCAGCGCGACAAAGGTTACCCGCGAAATTATCGACGCAGCCAAATCGCTGAAGCTGATCGGGCGCGCCGGAACCGGTGTGGACAACATCGACGTAGCTTACGCCCGCGAACGCGACATTGTGGTGATGAACACGCCCGGCGGTAACAGCAACGCCGTTGCAGAACTGACGCTTGCACAAATGCTCAATCTCGCCCGCGATGTGTTCAACGCGACAACATCAATCAAAGCCCATCGCTGGGAAAAGAAAAATTTCAAAGGATACGAAATTTCCGGCAAAACGCTCGGACTGCTCGGCTACGGCCGGGTGAGCCGGTTGCTCGGACAAAAAGCGCTGGCGCTCGGAATGACCGTGCTCTGTTTCGATCCCAAAATCGCCAAAAATATTGAAGATTGCGATGGTATTCAACTGGTTGCAAATGTAGATGATGTGTTGCAAAAAGCAGATTATTTATCAATGAACCTGACCCGGCGCGATGACACGCGAAACTTCCTCGGCAAAGCCGAATTCGCAAAAATGAAGCGTGGTTCTTATTTTTTGAACGGCGCACGCGGCGGTTTGGTTGATGAAAAAGCGCTGCTTTCCGCGCTCGACGACGGCACATTGGCCGGCGCAGCATTGGATGTTTTCGAAGCTGAGCCACCAGTTGATTTCACGCTGATCGACCATCCGAAAGTGATTTGCACACCGCATATCGGCGCGGCAAGTTTCGAAGCGCAGGAAAATGTTGCGGCTGCTGTCGCCCGTCAATTCGTAGATTTTTTTGCCGGAAAAGGCGCGACAAACGCCGTTTGA
- the mdh gene encoding malate dehydrogenase produces the protein MKITVVGAGNVGATTAQRIADQELANECVLVDIVEGIPQGKALDMWESMPCLGSDCRIIGANGYEETKDSDIVVITAGLARKPGMSRDDLLTKNVQIVKSVTEQVAKFSPNSIIIVVSNPLDAMVYTAYKVSGFPHHRVFGMAGVLDTARYRSFVALELDVSVKDIQALVLGGHGDTMVPLPRYTMVGGIPLPELISQERIDAIVDRTRKGGGEIVGLLKTGSAYYATSAAVLEMVESIVKDKKRILPCAAYLQGEYGYKDMYMGVPIKIGKNGVEKVFELALNDTEKAMLENSAEAVRGLMADIKL, from the coding sequence ATGAAAATTACGGTAGTTGGCGCTGGAAATGTGGGGGCGACCACAGCTCAGCGAATTGCAGATCAGGAATTAGCAAATGAATGCGTATTGGTAGATATTGTGGAAGGTATTCCGCAGGGAAAAGCTTTGGACATGTGGGAATCGATGCCATGCCTGGGCAGTGATTGCCGGATAATCGGGGCAAATGGTTACGAAGAAACCAAAGATTCTGACATCGTTGTAATCACCGCCGGACTCGCCCGCAAGCCGGGAATGAGCCGTGATGATTTGCTCACCAAAAACGTACAAATCGTAAAAAGCGTAACTGAACAGGTTGCCAAATTCTCTCCGAATTCAATTATTATCGTTGTATCAAATCCGTTGGATGCGATGGTTTATACCGCTTACAAAGTTTCCGGTTTTCCGCATCACCGCGTATTCGGGATGGCTGGCGTGCTGGATACGGCGCGGTATCGTTCATTCGTTGCGCTGGAACTGGATGTTTCGGTGAAAGATATTCAGGCATTGGTACTCGGCGGACACGGCGATACGATGGTTCCGCTGCCGCGCTACACAATGGTTGGCGGCATACCGCTGCCGGAATTGATTTCGCAGGAGCGCATTGATGCGATTGTTGACCGCACCCGTAAAGGCGGCGGCGAAATCGTCGGGCTGTTGAAAACCGGCAGCGCATATTACGCGACTTCCGCAGCTGTGTTGGAAATGGTTGAATCAATTGTAAAAGATAAAAAACGGATTTTGCCCTGTGCCGCATATCTGCAAGGCGAATATGGCTACAAAGATATGTATATGGGCGTGCCGATCAAAATTGGCAAAAACGGCGTTGAAAAAGTGTTCGAACTGGCATTGAACGACACCGAAAAAGCTATGCTGGAAAATTCCGCCGAAGCCGTTCGCGGATTGATGGCAGACATTAAGTTGTAA